A genome region from Tenebrio molitor chromosome 4, icTenMoli1.1, whole genome shotgun sequence includes the following:
- the LOC138127710 gene encoding chymotrypsin-1-like: MELHLLIVSLMVCSTLGVPIRGRIFGGNPASPGQFPYIVALNNVDQFCDGSIINKNWILTAAHCLPDITSNTSVLVGTNIEHSGGTTYSISKAIAHEDYDSNTTQNDLGLIQIDGEFEFSDTVQAIEFGDPEENASCVAVGWGATEHVSFPEELQFVELRALSLEECQGRVGDLDPFYLGPEQVCALGPEGKGVCFGDSGGPLVCGGKLAGVVSYSVSVCAQGYPDVYTRPSFYVDWINRNVQNK; encoded by the exons ATGGAGCTTCATCTTCTAATTGTCTCGCTCATGGTCTGCTCTACTTTAG GAGTACCAATTCGTGGGCGAATTTTTGGTGGCAACCCTGCTTCACCCGGTCAATTCCCCTACATCGTTGCTCTAAACAACGTCGATCAATTCTGCGACGGTTCCATCATCAACAAGAACTGGATCCTGACAGCGGCCCACTGTCTACCCGACATAACATCAAACACTTCAGTACTGGTGGGTACCAACATTGAACACTCCGGTGGTACCACCTACTCCATCTCCAAAGCGATTGCACACGAAGATTATGACTCAAATACCACTCAAAATGACTTGGGTTTGATTCAAATCGACGGCGAGTTTGAATTTAGCGACACAGTTCAAGCCATAGAGTTCGGCGATCCAGAAGAGAACGCAAGTTGTGTTGCTGTCGGTTGGGGTGCGACTGAACACGTTTCCTTTCCGGAAGAATTGCAGTTTGTAGAATTGAGAGCGTTGAGTTTGGAGGAGTGTCAAGGACGTGTAGGGGATTTGGATCCGTTCTATTTGGGACCAGAGCAAGTGTGCGCCTTGGGGCCGGAAGGCAAAGGAGTGTGTTTTGGAGATTCGGGGGGGCCTCTGGTTTGTGGGGGGAAGTTGGCGGGGGTCGTTTCTTATTCGGTTTCTGTCTGTGCTCAGGGATATCCTGACGTTTATACAAGACCCTCGTTTTACGTCGACTGGATCAACAGAAAtgtgcaaaataaataa
- the LOC138129497 gene encoding transmembrane protease serine 9-like → MVAKSLSLPYFLCFCFVPSWQLSPRIYGGSPASEGQFPWQAALYIPKADQMHFCGGAVISEQWVLTSAGCLDGAQFRIRVLLGTLSSGGDDPNQIEQHATYWVLHEEWDPWAYDNDVGAVQLPTSLDFNDYVQPIALSADFIPGGMDAVISGWGDTLGRLSFSPTAKLRYATVSTYDNSACENSIVTDRMLCTNAALCSGDGGGALVLHDNSTSSFVHIGIASWLRSCGGSSGYARTSFYIEWIQTKLYTTVWFRNLVAKMQRFGVIFLCVVSIWALPLESSSVRNLVPFKDLGPRIINGDKAAKGQFPWQVAIFVAQSGVTNLCGGALIDSGWILTAGHCVQGATSFTITLGSTTLTGTDPDRVVLTATEYIQHENYSSLSLANDIALIPLKQTVTVNDNIQPIALPSSPLDDGSTVTVSGWGLTSDGGDGASNDLNYVHLVTIPDNDCREVFGSIGDGVVCAQGQGDVVHSTCEGDSGGPLVFDASGDPVLVGVVSFGHSDGCESGKPAGFARTYYYRDWIEGKTGISN, encoded by the exons atGGTGGCCAAATCTCTCTCTCTGCCTTATTTCTTATGCTTCTGCTTTGTGCCATCTTGGCAG TTGTCTCCTCGCATTTATGGTGGATCGCCGGCTTCTGAGGGTCAATTTCCTTGGCAAGCGGCTCTCTACATCCCCAAAGCAGACCAGATGCATTTCTGTGGAGGTGCCGTTATCAGCGAACAGTGGGTACTGACATCAGCGGGTTGTCTTGATGG GGCACAGTTTCGTATACGAGTACTGTTAGGTACTCTCAGTTCAGGAGGTGATGATCCTAACCAAATAGAACAACATGCGACCTATTGGGTACTGCACGAAGAGTGGGACCCTTGGGCTTATGACAATGACGTTGGAGCTGTCCAACTGCCAACATCTTTAGACTTCAATG ATTACGTCCAACCTATCGCTTTAAGTGCTGACTTTATCCCTGGTGGCATGGATGCTGTCATAAGCGGATGGGGAGATACTTTGGGCC GTCTTTCTTTTTCTCCAACTGCCAAACTACGATACGCTACTGTGTCTACATATGATAACTCGGCGTGTGAGAATTCTATTGTGACAGATAGAATGCTTTGTACAAATGCAGCTCTTTGCTCG GGTGATGGTGGTGGAGCTCTAGTTCTCCATGACAACTCCACTTCTAGTTTTGTTCACATCGGTATTGCAAGCTGGCTCAGATCTTGCGGCGGCAGCAGTGGATATGCAAGAACATCGTTCTACATAGAGTGGATCCAAACAAAGTTGTAT ACTACCGTATGGTTTCGAAATCTAGTAGCAAAGATGCAACGTTTTGGTGTTATCTTTCTTTGTGTTGTCTCAATTTGGGCCTTGCCCCTCGAG AGTAGCAGTGTCAGAAATTTGGTACCGTTCAAAGATCTCG GTCCACGCATCATCAATGGTGACAAAGCAGCTAAAGGTCAATTTCCGTGGCAAGTGGCGATATTTGTCGCCCAATCTGGAGTCACTAACTTGTGTGGTGGTGCCCTAATCGACAGCGGATGGATACTGACAGCTGGACACTGTGTACAAGG AGCCACATCATTCACGATTACTTTGGGATCCACCACACTCACCGGAACTGACCCTGACAGAGTTGTCTTGACAGCGACCGAGTACATCCAACATGAAAATTATAGCTCTCTTTCATTAGCTAATGATATTGCTCTGATACCTCTAAAGCAAACCGTCACAGTCAATG aCAATATCCAACCAATCGCTCTCCCTTCTAGTCCACTGGATGATGGTTCTACTGTCACAGTGAGCGGATGGGGTCTAACCAGCGACG GAGGTGACGGAGCCAGCAACGACTTGAACTATGTACATCTTGTCACGATTCCAGACAACGATTGCAGAGAGGTGTTTGGATCTATAGGAGATGGGGTGGTTTGCGCTCAAGGACAAGGAGATGTGGTGCACAGTACTTGCGAG GGTGACAGTGGTGGACCTTTAGTGTTTGACGCTTCCGGAGATCCCGTCCTCGTGGGTGTTGTCAGTTTTGGACACAGCGATGGATGCGAGAGTGGAAAGCCTGCAGGATTTGCCAGAACTTACTATTACAGAGACTGGATTGAGGGCAAGACCGGTATTTCAAACTAG